AGCTATTAAGATACTTATAAAAGTATTGCAACAAGGTTTAGGAAATAGAGTCCATAGAATATGTGTATTACCGAATGAATCAATGCAATGGGAttgtgaaaataaattgtcAAATAACATTGGAAAAATCTCTATTGGTTTTGACTTAAATCCAGAATTTTGTTTTAGTATCGTTGAGAAAGGCCCTGAAGCTAATTTACCAGATGTAAACAGAACATACTAATTTTAAACTGTATTCCatagaaaatgtattatataattttaatataattttttacaacAGGCAGCTTTATTCAGAAAATTTTGGTGTAATAAATCTGAACTACGTCGCTTTCAAGATGGATCTATTCGCGAAGCTGTAATttggggaaaaggaaaaacattacatggaaagagaatgatttgtaaaaagatcgtaaaattcatattgaaacataaatttaatttatcagagaatcaatatttatatcttgCTAATCAAATggaagatattttaaaattaaacaaagtaaTATTTCATACAATGTATTCGAATATTAGAAGgtataaaattcttattgttaataaaatattttgatatttttttttttttctgttttagaTTAAAATTACACACTTTGCATATGGTACTGGTGAAGAAGCAACTTTACGCGTGGTAAAAGCATTTAATTCTTTAGAAAAAGACTTAATGTCTCTTGTTGATATACCTCTTTCAATAACTGGTGTACAAGGATCTAGTGCAGCTTTTCGTTATACGGAAGTTTTTCCACCATTATCAACTGTTTATCGTGCTGGTCATAAAATAACTAAAGAAGGTGAAAATTACTTAATgcttaaaacgaaaaatattggTATGGTACCTAGATATGTTTATCCACTTGATGTTAGTTTACAATTATCGACTAGTGGAAAATGGCCTGAAGAATTAGAAGCTATTAGAAAAACAAAGGCTGCTTTTCATATTCAAATTGCTGAATGTCTTAGGAAACAGCATAATTTAAAAGCACAAGGAAATGTTGCTCATATAGATGTATTTAAGGTAAAacttattatatgtattttatggaatggcattatttattataattaagttatgataaatataatcaaaatatttatttatcaggATGGGTTTGTTTTTCGATTGAGAATAGCACATCAAAAAGAAATAGCCTTTTTAAAACATCAAGTCGATGAAGATGGCGTAATTAAGTATAGAGACAATGAAGAATCTAttgaattagaaaagaaattatttcaattgccCAAATTAAATGGTGCATTACATGGGTAAGTGAACAagtaaaaagatttaatttaatatcaaaacttattgctaattattatataaattttattatttataatagaatacACTCTCAACATCCTTCTTTTGGTGCTGCTTGTTGTTTAACAAAACGTTGGTTGTCTGCTCATTTATTGGATGATCATCATATGCCAAATGTAGCAGTTGAATTAATTTTAGCATCAATGTATTTAATGCCAGAACCATATAGACATGCACATATGCCACAAGTAGGATTTTTAAGagttttagaaatttttgCAAGGGAATACTGGAATACAGATcctgttattgttaatttcaaTGATGAAATGTcaagtatgtaaatataatatatttaagataatttaactttttaataactttttaaacgtgttatatgtatttatagaaGAGGAAATAATTGAGGTAGAAACGCTTTTCGGAAAGTCGCGTGACACTTTACcacctttatttatttctacacCTTATGACCAACAAGGATCTTTATGGACTAGAAAAGCACCGACTGTATTAATTTTGAATCGTATATGTCTTCTCGCTCAAGaatctttaaaattgtttGAGCAACAATTATACACTAAAATGATATTAGATTGTAAATCTCTCTTTAGATCACCTATTTCAGAATATGATTGTTTGATACATTTGAAACCACTTCTTAATCCTAGAAGATTGCAAGCAATTGATCTGAATGAAGAACATCCAGTTGTTGAATGGCATCCATATAAACCACATTCACTGGAAAAAATTCCTGTCATAGACTTTGATcctattcaatattttttgaaagagTTAAGGGTACGTTgaactttataatatatatttttatcaacgtAATTTGATGTTaaactaatataatatttatatttataggaTGGTTATAGTGaatttgctttattttttcacGATACATATGGTGGTATGGTAATAGGAGTTTTATTGAAACCTACTGCTTTAAAAGACAATGATTTTAAAGTATCGAACATGAATTGCCGAAAATTGAATAACGATGGTAAActtgtattaaatttttctacaatGATACAAGACTTTTATGTTCTTGGAAAAGATCTTGTAAGAGCTATTGAAGTTATTTCCAATAAGTTATCTCTAACATGAGATTAAACAATTTACAAAGaacataatacatttttaaatcacaatcgaaacatttttttatgtatGCATGTCATATAGatgtaaatatgaaaaataaatatttttatcacagtAACAGTATGATATGCATGAGCATACATATATTGcagaaatataacaatttattgtGGAACATAATGTAATATAGTAACAATGTACCATTATTGAGAGATACGTGTCTACTATTTATCGtttacaaaaaagataaatatgtattgacttgaaaaaaaaaaaaaaaaaaaaaaaaaaaaaaaagaaaaaagcaagtaCTATGTAGGTGACGATGGCGTTGTTGGAAAACGTAATCTATCACGTTCTCCAAGTTGTGCTATCTCTGCACTGTTTATAATTTGTGCAATCTGTAATTTGATTGCTATTTGTCTCTGAGGAGAAAGAGTCTTCAATGTTTGCGCATaacttaaaaataacaaatccATTGCATCCATACATTTTTGTACTTTTCTCGTTTGTAAATATTCTATTGTCTCTTCAGGTATATTTAGATTTAAAGTTGGTTGTATCGAGCAATGCCTAGAAACTGGCATTTCTTCATTATGagaatcattgaaatattgcACAATATCTTCATGGCCAGCAGGTTCACTTTTGATCTTTGTATCTGTATCACTATCCGAATAACTTCCTACATGATTTAAATCGAttctaacaaaaaagaaatttaatttttggcGCGAGATATTCTCTATATAAATCGTGTTATAGTAATTGTCTAACATACATTTACTTTGTATATTAaaacttcttttattattattattattattattattattattattattattattattattattattattattattactaaaaattgcataataaaaatataaagtaattaactatacgtttatatctttcacgataaaaatgttatgaGTGGGAAATatacatcaataataaaaatcaaataattgataatttaattattaaaagaaaattatcccGTGAACTGTTCGTGATCGCGAATTATCGTACTTATCTTATCTATCAGCtttcataataatgatcaatataaaaagaaaaaaaaggaaaaagaaatgaatttagTGAACGGTAATTTCCGATCATGATCAGATCTTTTATTGATCGATTctctttgaataaaattaaaaaaagtaatcaaatttttgtaattattacttacTGTCTAGTGGTTACATAAGGCTTTAAAAAATCCATCTGATTAGCCCAAGTCCACcttctatattttttgttacattGTCCTGTAGCATCTGATTgtgatcgtaaatattttccataaCAATCACGAAGGTGCctccatttattttttgctactgtacctataataaaaatgacatcgaactgataaaatatatgtttatcaTGTTATATCATCGATATATACTCTCCgtacgaataatattttaagttattacaattgattttatgtaaaacaatttataatttcattaaataatttcttttatcgtgaAATCGTTAAGGGATgcattatatacaatttaaattcaaattcaaatagttcgatcgatcaatcgaatatttatcgaattgGAACAGGGAAAGGGATTACTTATGAATATCGAATAACTGATAATCGATATGCGAGTTATTCGATTGTTCTGACTATCCGAATACCGATGATGGCCCCCATACGAATCCTCACCATCTTCCAAATCCAATTGAATCGCTATTTCTTTCCATACTGTTGCTTTCTTATTAATGtccttgtaatatttattcttcatATTATACAAGATTGGATAATTTTTCACGAGATTGATTAATCTCTCGGTCTCGCACATTTTGACGTTAATTTGTCAAAATGCAACCCACTGTCCAGTGAGATCACACCTCATGATCAAGTAAAACTGCACAGACCGGATGCGGTAAATTGGTTTCGAGGCGTCGGTTTCTACCCGCATGCGGTCATCCGACCTCAGGGCCGTTCCCATAACAAATTGTACccgttataaaatatttacatttgacatatgttctttttccttcacgtacataattcatatatatataattctttatatagttttttctttttctctttcttcattgttaacattataataattcttttctttagataataatttgtcAAGTAAAATTTATCTTCCATAATGAGTCATTTGTTATTGACTTATAATTCCTGTGATAAagtatgttgtatatatatatatatatatatacatatatatatatatatgtattttatataataaacgaaTTTAATTGGAGACATGTAGTTTTTGattatgcaatttttttttttatatgtatattcttacTTCAAATTACcaaaatacaaacaaaaattgtcatttttttatattcactatatctaatattagaacaaaattaaaagtatataagggtaatgtaaaagtattaaaagataataaatcttttagttatagaaagaaattaaaaacacGATTTATCAgtagatataaaatacatataaacaagaaaagatacctttttcaaagaaaatacttCATATATGATAAGGTcagaatattttatcttatacatAGAAACAACTTATCATAATATCTAAAACATCATAAGagcaattatatttaaaaaatcaattggtTGATATcacattgatatataaatcaaagTGAGCTTATTCAATATTACAGTTGTAAATAGAGTTAAGTGCAAGATGAAGTTGTTATGGAGAAACAGTAAGTACAGAATTCTTGAATGAAATGTTGTAAAATAgagtattttcaaattaaatgtGGTAAAATAGAATGTAGTGGATATATACTTtagagttttttttcttttcccagtaggacttcttttgctttttaatatcatattgaTTCACAAATCTCAATGTGAATTAAGGTCTAAAGTTGAACGTAATATAAGGAATGCTGTAGTtacaattgaaattaatcaaaATGTTGCAACTTTACGTATTTGCAGGAGTAAGTGAAGATATATcacatttttgatttttaataaaaataaagagatttcAAACTAATTTTGTATTATGCTATTTAGAATCTGACGGGGAAGATTCATGTACACGTAATGTTCTCCACACTCAATCTTCTGATATATTAAGGGGTCCAACTCTCATAGATTTGAATTGTGGTACTGATAACGTGTGTCTTAAAAACGAAGATGTAATACACACAGTGATTAGATTATCTACAAATAGTGACGTTATCAATGTATCACGAATTGTTAAAGATTCTGATGCAAAGCTTATAGATTGTTATGAGCTTGGTGATGACACAGAATGGTTTGGAGGACCACAATTACGTTATCAGCACTGGCCCATTCAACATATGTATTACGAAGAAGAACCATATGTTCCAACACACCCTGTAAATATGGCTGTAGCCGAACGTTATTGGCTTTCTGGTAAAGGAACATACATCTATGTGGATATGAAAGATCCATTGTTTCTTGATCAGAACAACTATATGGACAAATATATTTGCCTCGTTGCAAAGAATAAAGGTCCTTATAGGCATAGAGAATCTATAACGCTTAATTATGAAATTGGCATATTTACAAATCCAAGAGTAGCACACGAGTACGTAGTGCAGAATCATTTAGGCAAACCTACAGGTCATccaaatgaaagaatgattaaACATCCAATATGGTCTACTTGGGCTAGATATAAAGTTAATGTCAGTGAATTTGTCATTGAAGATTTTGCAATTGATATCCTTAACCACGGTTTTAACAATAGTCAACTTGAAATTGATGACAATTGGGAAACTTGTTATGGTTCAGCTGAGTTTGATAAATCTAAATTTCCTATCATTGCTCGACTTACGGAAAAATTAAAGTATAGGGGTTTTAGAGTAACATTATGGATACATCcgttcattaataaaaattgtgaaCCAGCATATAGTACTGCTCTAAATAATTCATACTTTGTTAAGAGTACCACAGGAAAAGTTGACATGCAATGGTGGCAAGgtaaaatgatttatcaaatataagaatattatatgcataaaaccatgtatatatgtgtatatatatatatataaataacaaaaactgCAATTTTCTTAAATTCAAAGGTACTGAATCTGCAACAATAGACTTCACAAATCCAGAAGCAGTTCATTGGTGGGTTGCAAGATTAAAGTTACTTGAAGAAATTGGTATAGATAGTTTCAAATTTGATGCTGGTGAAGTGTCATGGCTACCTCAAATACCATCTTTAAATGGTTCATTGGATACTCAGCCTGGAATCTTCACAAAGGACTATGTTACTGCACTTGCTAACAATTTTGATGACAATATAGAAGTTCGTGTTGGATGGAGAAGCCAAGATCTTCCCATATTTGTTAGAATGATTGATAAGGACACAACATGGTCATGGAATAATGGTTTACCTACTTTGATTACAACACTCTTGCAAATGAATTTGAATGGATACGTATTTGTTCTTCCTGACATGATAGGCGGAAATGGATATTTGAATGGTGCATTAAATGGCACTGTATATCCACCAAAAGAATTATTCATTAGATGGTTGCAAGCTAATGTTTTTATGCCATCATTACAATATTCTTTTGTACCATGGGATTTTGATAATGAGGTAACTATTTCTACtgataatagaatatataatcgaatttaatattttaatttaattttttattttttttcatatttttaagaCCGTTGAAATTTGTAAGAAGTACACAGACTTACACGCAGATATAACACCGCTTATATTAGATCGTATGAATGAGTGTATTAAAACAGGTGCACCTTTAAATCCTCCCATATGGTGGGTCGACCCAACTGACAAAACAGCTCATAAAATTAAGGATGGTAaattaagaatttatataaattattatcatttaatttatgaattatatttgcaataataatttctattgatTTTCTTATAGAATATCTACTAGGAGAAGAAATTTTGGTAGCACCAGTAACAGAAGAAGGTGCTGTATCacgagatatatatttacctaAAGGATTGTGGAAAGATGCATCAGATAATGTTACTTACTTTGGTCGAGGATGGATACGAAATTATGATGCACCTTTAGACAAACTTCCTTACTTTTACCGAGTTTAACGCATATACAAAACATTTATTCagatatatcaaattaatttgaaactattatttacaataaataatatatatatttaaaattatctaaaacaaatgattctaatttttattattaatttattccaaaccctataattttttaataatattttcaactgTTCATCAAAAGATTCCTAATTTCCGTGTTAAGTTTTA
This Vespa crabro chromosome 7, iyVesCrab1.2, whole genome shotgun sequence DNA region includes the following protein-coding sequences:
- the LOC124425450 gene encoding myogenesis-regulating glycosidase isoform X2 produces the protein MKLLWRNRLLLLFNIILIHKSQCELRSKVERNIRNAVVTIEINQNVATLRICRKSDGEDSCTRNVLHTQSSDILRGPTLIDLNCGTDNVCLKNEDVIHTVIRLSTNSDVINVSRIVKDSDAKLIDCYELGDDTEWFGGPQLRYQHWPIQHMYYEEEPYVPTHPVNMAVAERYWLSGKGTYIYVDMKDPLFLDQNNYMDKYICLVAKNKGPYRHRESITLNYEIGIFTNPRVAHEYVVQNHLGKPTGHPNERMIKHPIWSTWARYKVNVSEFVIEDFAIDILNHGFNNSQLEIDDNWETCYGSAEFDKSKFPIIARLTEKLKYRGFRVTLWIHPFINKNCEPAYSTALNNSYFVKSTTGKVDMQWWQGTESATIDFTNPEAVHWWVARLKLLEEIGIDSFKFDAGEVSWLPQIPSLNGSLDTQPGIFTKDYVTALANNFDDNIEVRVGWRSQDLPIFVRMIDKDTTWSWNNGLPTLITTLLQMNLNGYVFVLPDMIGGNGYLNGALNGTVYPPKELFIRWLQANVFMPSLQYSFVPWDFDNETVEICKKYTDLHADITPLILDRMNECIKTGAPLNPPIWWVDPTDKTAHKIKDEYLLGEEILVAPVTEEGAVSRDIYLPKGLWKDASDNVTYFGRGWIRNYDAPLDKLPYFYRV
- the LOC124425451 gene encoding uncharacterized protein LOC124425451, giving the protein MCETERLINLVKNYPILYNMKNKYYKDINKKATVWKEIAIQLDLEDGTVAKNKWRHLRDCYGKYLRSQSDATGQCNKKYRRWTWANQMDFLKPYVTTRQIDLNHVGSYSDSDTDTKIKSEPAGHEDIVQYFNDSHNEEMPVSRHCSIQPTLNLNIPEETIEYLQTRKVQKCMDAMDLLFLSYAQTLKTLSPQRQIAIKLQIAQIINSAEIAQLGERDRLRFPTTPSSPT
- the LOC124425450 gene encoding myogenesis-regulating glycosidase isoform X1 gives rise to the protein MKLLWRNIGLLLLFNIILIHKSQCELRSKVERNIRNAVVTIEINQNVATLRICRKSDGEDSCTRNVLHTQSSDILRGPTLIDLNCGTDNVCLKNEDVIHTVIRLSTNSDVINVSRIVKDSDAKLIDCYELGDDTEWFGGPQLRYQHWPIQHMYYEEEPYVPTHPVNMAVAERYWLSGKGTYIYVDMKDPLFLDQNNYMDKYICLVAKNKGPYRHRESITLNYEIGIFTNPRVAHEYVVQNHLGKPTGHPNERMIKHPIWSTWARYKVNVSEFVIEDFAIDILNHGFNNSQLEIDDNWETCYGSAEFDKSKFPIIARLTEKLKYRGFRVTLWIHPFINKNCEPAYSTALNNSYFVKSTTGKVDMQWWQGTESATIDFTNPEAVHWWVARLKLLEEIGIDSFKFDAGEVSWLPQIPSLNGSLDTQPGIFTKDYVTALANNFDDNIEVRVGWRSQDLPIFVRMIDKDTTWSWNNGLPTLITTLLQMNLNGYVFVLPDMIGGNGYLNGALNGTVYPPKELFIRWLQANVFMPSLQYSFVPWDFDNETVEICKKYTDLHADITPLILDRMNECIKTGAPLNPPIWWVDPTDKTAHKIKDEYLLGEEILVAPVTEEGAVSRDIYLPKGLWKDASDNVTYFGRGWIRNYDAPLDKLPYFYRV
- the LOC124425448 gene encoding nucleolar protein 6, whose translation is MKVKKSRKVGKTKELKENIIDSDLYVNPEDDYNHDSDLDDKSNFMKEFDENNEFGRELNGINNSISSTRKKRSVTEELGNVPIKKKKLQNDLYKQPTVEELSQLRETETLFHSNLFRLQIEELLAEVKLKNKYKKLFDLWFIKFKANIESLQETDELKFADGNINKKLHLNIPILNVPEDVRGTFKFLKPLTINIIGSYSFDCTIGQDSAVDVMIQMPDNLFQKHDYQNYRYLRKKAIYLAYITSNIGDDLADKKSFIGSNLQPVLKIVPPGSLGKKLSIHIHISAHENSFKLNRFSPEKNSIRPNWFFNEEVTSGSLTPTPHYNSIILHDLTMSETNSQNTTLIKEYPNIRDGIILLKIWLSQRQLIKGYDSFSSHIMTMYVLYLLKIKKLNTFMSSYQIVRNVWCNLVQINWYENGISMYQEDNNQQRILDYHKYYDCVFLDSSGYHNLASFLSRNTFSWVQREAEISLKHLDNVNVNSFPSIFMHRVPFYNAFDNILCIEDDEAIEKIVDAKSSRDDKLDYGVDKRSQAIKILIKVLQQGLGNRVHRICVLPNESMQWDCENKLSNNIGKISIGFDLNPEFCFSIVEKGPEANLPDAALFRKFWCNKSELRRFQDGSIREAVIWGKGKTLHGKRMICKKIVKFILKHKFNLSENQYLYLANQMEDILKLNKIKITHFAYGTGEEATLRVVKAFNSLEKDLMSLVDIPLSITGVQGSSAAFRYTEVFPPLSTVYRAGHKITKEGENYLMLKTKNIGMVPRYVYPLDVSLQLSTSGKWPEELEAIRKTKAAFHIQIAECLRKQHNLKAQGNVAHIDVFKDGFVFRLRIAHQKEIAFLKHQVDEDGVIKYRDNEESIELEKKLFQLPKLNGALHGIHSQHPSFGAACCLTKRWLSAHLLDDHHMPNVAVELILASMYLMPEPYRHAHMPQVGFLRVLEIFAREYWNTDPVIVNFNDEMSKEEIIEVETLFGKSRDTLPPLFISTPYDQQGSLWTRKAPTVLILNRICLLAQESLKLFEQQLYTKMILDCKSLFRSPISEYDCLIHLKPLLNPRRLQAIDLNEEHPVVEWHPYKPHSLEKIPVIDFDPIQYFLKELRDGYSEFALFFHDTYGGMVIGVLLKPTALKDNDFKVSNMNCRKLNNDGKLVLNFSTMIQDFYVLGKDLVRAIEVISNKLSLT